In Thermotoga sp. Ku-13t, one genomic interval encodes:
- a CDS encoding O-antigen ligase family protein, with product MKKWEEVLLHISIMVIALLANKSITYEFSVPKYAFAALFTLIIAFLLVFEWAKKRKFELTVYLSFANILWFVFAGFALLSTVYVLRNNPYYFRYSIDIALYTLLTAFMALCFSNRVSDKRTMTRLLLTFLASGMVIAIDSLLNFYTGTSIFFGRIGVPFNRATIRASVGNVIFVTNYLGMLLPVSLYFMLSDDYGWENAKKKEYVMVKIFSLIYFLLSLVVITVGQTRSEYIALAIMLSLFSGFYLIYRKGKEKQVSIFSGQLKRFNRVIFILLVVLSIVVLIVYNTKNPLTGQGQISLVERFAPQIFASNAEERLLAWLSSIEQWKESKLIGTGIGTYQILAIEELAKVMEKHPRFLYVWNNFKRTHNDYFQVLGEMGIFGFSAIVILAVLLGLYALNRFRKLQRLDDFLLFLSMSIGFVGFMIQSFFSFPAHLLPNSLLAIFYASVATGVYFNSSEDNFLSWKVTLRGLKLSLALVILLFTVISTTYLKWNYFVSEVYFKSGSGSYNLIASLDSEKSMLEQLEKDITARLKELEDLSGQFMSLRPENFKVENLDPVEVEKRRINQIVSIRKSLESDLEKVRNRLSQVQQLQSQHLKLAKENLLKSVSMNHTYGKSHFYLASLCLRGDRVSLLSNALRQGKTSVLTQNFDDYHKVIAPQFKSSDLLFLMELKKLYPDSVNEDTLANIQILLDSCALFKTSLLSFNERNTYKALASRYAILANSMKQLRERLSYLQQDEKARIFLNKLDELYVKYRSEFVHWAMGTVYRLPGSWNRYPEWKNPDTVRAARGEDIYRLLAVQMLGIEHLVSDVTIDFLLNLARKEIWACEAMAAKGVWAVPDGVAPVLLTSILAVRERDPARAEQLLKAMKEDYRPSYDRIANELQRLDLKSEIEKYLSAVSSAIAQMLTKEDVPSVKIRSIQSIIKGLANQIEDQLKSANWKSAISNELTALRNGDATKVYGLISNLPSALFNELQKLIAGTMKEQNRLNQILQDMTTLLNDIPLNLKLWERYSRFVVFYSVLEEVSQ from the coding sequence ATGAAGAAATGGGAAGAAGTCCTCTTGCACATAAGTATCATGGTGATCGCACTTCTGGCTAACAAGAGCATCACTTACGAGTTTAGCGTTCCAAAGTATGCTTTCGCAGCCTTGTTCACGTTGATCATAGCGTTTTTACTCGTGTTCGAATGGGCCAAGAAGAGAAAGTTCGAACTCACCGTTTATCTTTCATTCGCGAACATTCTGTGGTTCGTTTTTGCTGGGTTTGCCTTGCTTTCTACAGTTTACGTGCTTCGCAATAATCCTTATTATTTCAGATACTCCATTGATATAGCGTTGTACACGCTCCTGACGGCCTTTATGGCGCTGTGCTTTTCGAACAGGGTTAGCGACAAACGGACGATGACGAGGCTTCTTCTCACGTTTCTGGCTTCGGGTATGGTCATAGCGATAGACAGTCTGCTCAATTTCTACACCGGAACGAGCATATTCTTTGGCAGGATCGGTGTGCCTTTCAACAGGGCGACGATAAGGGCGAGTGTCGGTAACGTCATCTTCGTGACGAACTATTTGGGAATGCTACTGCCAGTGAGCCTTTATTTCATGCTGTCCGACGATTACGGGTGGGAGAATGCGAAGAAGAAAGAATACGTGATGGTGAAGATATTCTCTCTGATTTATTTCCTTCTGTCACTGGTCGTGATCACGGTGGGACAGACGAGGTCTGAGTACATCGCACTGGCGATCATGCTTTCTCTCTTTTCTGGTTTCTACCTCATCTATCGTAAGGGAAAGGAAAAACAGGTAAGCATCTTCTCAGGGCAACTCAAGCGCTTCAACAGAGTCATCTTCATCCTGCTCGTTGTACTGTCCATCGTCGTGTTGATCGTGTACAACACGAAGAATCCTTTGACCGGTCAGGGGCAAATTTCATTGGTTGAGAGGTTTGCCCCGCAAATTTTCGCATCGAATGCTGAAGAAAGATTGCTCGCCTGGCTTTCTTCGATAGAACAGTGGAAAGAAAGCAAGCTGATCGGTACAGGCATAGGTACCTATCAGATCCTCGCAATAGAAGAACTCGCCAAGGTGATGGAGAAACATCCGCGCTTTCTCTACGTGTGGAACAACTTCAAACGCACACACAACGATTACTTCCAGGTGCTTGGTGAAATGGGAATTTTTGGTTTCAGTGCGATAGTAATCCTCGCAGTTCTTTTAGGTCTGTACGCCCTGAACCGATTCAGAAAATTGCAAAGATTAGATGATTTTCTTCTGTTTCTTTCAATGAGTATTGGATTTGTTGGATTCATGATTCAGAGCTTTTTCAGCTTCCCCGCACATCTATTGCCCAATTCTCTACTTGCCATTTTTTACGCCTCCGTCGCGACGGGAGTTTACTTCAATTCCAGCGAGGACAACTTCCTTTCCTGGAAAGTGACACTCCGTGGTTTGAAACTCTCACTGGCGCTCGTGATCTTGCTGTTCACCGTAATCTCAACGACGTATTTGAAATGGAACTATTTCGTGTCCGAAGTTTACTTCAAGAGTGGAAGCGGTTCTTACAATCTGATTGCGAGCTTGGACAGTGAAAAGAGCATGCTGGAGCAGCTCGAGAAGGATATAACAGCTAGGCTGAAAGAACTTGAGGATTTGTCTGGTCAGTTCATGAGCCTGAGACCTGAGAATTTCAAGGTCGAGAACCTCGATCCTGTGGAGGTTGAGAAAAGAAGGATAAACCAGATCGTTTCGATAAGAAAGAGTCTTGAAAGTGACCTCGAAAAGGTCAGAAACAGGCTGAGCCAAGTTCAGCAGTTACAGTCGCAGCACTTGAAGCTGGCAAAGGAGAATCTTTTGAAATCCGTCTCGATGAACCACACTTACGGCAAATCTCACTTCTATCTGGCCTCGTTGTGCTTGAGGGGGGACAGGGTCAGTCTGCTATCGAACGCGCTGCGCCAGGGGAAAACTTCCGTCCTCACACAGAACTTCGACGATTATCATAAAGTCATAGCACCGCAATTCAAAAGCTCGGATCTACTCTTCTTGATGGAATTGAAGAAGCTTTACCCAGACTCGGTCAACGAAGACACACTGGCGAACATCCAAATCTTGCTGGACTCCTGTGCGTTGTTCAAGACATCGCTGCTGAGTTTCAACGAAAGAAACACGTACAAAGCCCTCGCATCGAGGTACGCGATCCTCGCAAATAGTATGAAACAGCTCAGAGAGCGGCTGAGCTATCTACAGCAAGATGAAAAGGCCAGAATTTTTCTAAATAAGCTCGATGAACTCTACGTGAAGTACAGAAGCGAGTTCGTCCACTGGGCCATGGGGACGGTGTACCGTCTGCCTGGTTCCTGGAACAGATATCCAGAGTGGAAAAATCCTGACACCGTGAGAGCCGCGCGGGGAGAAGATATCTACAGACTGCTGGCGGTTCAGATGTTGGGCATCGAACATCTCGTCAGTGATGTGACGATTGACTTTCTTTTAAATCTTGCCCGTAAAGAGATCTGGGCGTGCGAAGCCATGGCAGCGAAAGGTGTGTGGGCCGTTCCCGATGGTGTGGCACCGGTTCTGCTGACTTCGATTCTAGCAGTGAGAGAGCGGGATCCAGCTCGTGCGGAGCAACTCTTGAAGGCGATGAAAGAAGACTACAGACCAAGTTACGATCGCATAGCGAACGAACTTCAACGTTTAGACCTCAAAAGCGAGATAGAAAAATATCTTTCAGCAGTGTCGAGCGCGATCGCACAGATGTTAACCAAGGAAGACGTTCCAAGCGTGAAGATACGATCGATACAATCAATCATCAAGGGTCTTGCGAACCAGATTGAAGATCAGCTCAAATCGGCAAACTGGAAGTCGGCCATAAGCAACGAACTGACGGCACTGAGAAATGGAGATGCCACTAAGGTATACGGTTTGATCTCGAACCTACCGAGTGCTCTGTTCAACGAACTGCAGAAACTCATCGCTGGTACGATGAAGGAGCAGAATAGGTTGAATCAGATTCTTCAGGATATGACAACGTTGCTGAACGACATACCATTGAACCTGAAACTCTGGGAGAGATATTCAAGATTCGTGGTGTTCTACAGTGTTCTTGAGGAGGTGAGCCAATGA
- the hslV gene encoding ATP-dependent protease subunit HslV → MRWRSTTILVVSRNGKTVMAGDGQVTYGNTVLKHGAKKIRKIADGQVLAGFAGSVADAMALFDRFESKLREWGNNLIKAAVELAKDWRTDRILRRLEALLLVADKNNVLIISGTGEVVQPDDNVAAIGSGAPYALAAARALIRNTDLDARTIAEKAMQIASEICIYTNSNITIEEL, encoded by the coding sequence ATGAGATGGAGATCGACGACGATACTCGTCGTTTCGAGGAACGGTAAAACCGTCATGGCCGGAGACGGTCAGGTGACGTACGGCAACACGGTGCTCAAGCACGGGGCAAAGAAGATAAGGAAGATCGCAGATGGTCAGGTCCTCGCCGGTTTTGCAGGTTCAGTGGCCGATGCCATGGCACTCTTCGATCGGTTCGAGTCGAAACTGAGAGAGTGGGGGAACAATTTGATCAAAGCAGCCGTTGAACTGGCAAAGGATTGGAGAACCGACAGGATTTTGAGAAGGTTGGAAGCACTTCTGCTCGTGGCGGACAAGAACAACGTGCTTATAATATCTGGTACGGGAGAAGTCGTCCAACCCGACGACAACGTTGCGGCCATAGGGTCCGGTGCACCCTACGCACTTGCAGCGGCGCGAGCGCTGATACGAAACACCGATCTCGATGCGAGGACCATAGCTGAAAAGGCGATGCAGATCGCGAGCGAGATTTGCATATACACCAACAGTAATATAACGATAGAGGAACTGTAG
- the hslU gene encoding ATP-dependent protease ATPase subunit HslU translates to MTDFDELTPRQIVAELDKYIVGQYQAKRAVAIAIRNRIRRQRLPEKWQKEVLPKNILMIGPTGVGKTEIARRLAQLSSSPFLKVEATRFTEIGYVGKNVESMIRDLVEISVNMVKKEMMEQVKEKAEAMVEERILDALVPDSKRPQSLGLMGLFGMQQQPQPSIEERRLIRQRREEMRQRLRSGELENEVIEIEIEKEAAPFMGIVGSAELEDLGIDLGNMLGSILPKTKQKRRLTVSEARKVLLPIEAEKLIDTDKAIQEALDRAQNRGIIFIDELDKIAIKSSGVGPDVSRQGVQRDLLPIVEGTTVMTKYGPVRTDYILFIGSGAFHMSKPSDLIPELQGRFPIRVELSPLSQKDFVRILTEPENAITKQYQALLATEGVELIFTEDGVEEIARIAYELNQRLENIGARRLYTVVEKVLEDVSFEAPDISEKRIVIDAKYVRDKIGAIASDEDLSSYIL, encoded by the coding sequence ATGACCGATTTCGATGAACTGACACCGAGGCAGATAGTCGCCGAACTGGACAAGTACATAGTGGGACAGTATCAGGCCAAACGGGCCGTTGCGATAGCCATAAGGAACCGCATAAGACGCCAGAGATTACCAGAGAAATGGCAGAAGGAAGTGTTGCCCAAAAACATTCTCATGATAGGTCCAACAGGTGTCGGAAAAACGGAAATTGCAAGGAGACTGGCACAGCTGTCCAGTTCGCCCTTTCTCAAGGTTGAAGCGACCAGGTTCACCGAGATCGGATACGTTGGTAAGAACGTTGAGTCCATGATAAGAGACCTGGTCGAAATAAGTGTGAACATGGTCAAAAAAGAAATGATGGAACAAGTGAAAGAAAAGGCCGAAGCTATGGTGGAAGAACGCATCCTGGACGCACTCGTACCGGACAGCAAAAGGCCCCAATCTTTGGGACTGATGGGACTTTTCGGCATGCAGCAGCAACCACAGCCGAGCATCGAAGAGAGGAGATTGATCAGGCAGAGGCGGGAAGAGATGAGACAGAGACTCAGGAGTGGAGAACTCGAAAACGAAGTGATCGAGATCGAGATCGAAAAAGAGGCAGCTCCATTCATGGGAATCGTGGGTTCAGCGGAACTGGAAGATCTCGGAATAGATCTGGGCAACATGCTCGGCAGCATCCTGCCGAAGACGAAACAGAAAAGGAGGCTCACGGTTTCCGAAGCGCGCAAGGTACTGTTACCTATCGAAGCTGAAAAGCTCATCGATACTGACAAAGCCATCCAGGAAGCGCTCGACAGGGCGCAAAACAGGGGTATCATATTCATAGACGAGCTCGACAAAATAGCGATCAAATCTTCGGGTGTGGGTCCAGATGTCTCCAGACAAGGTGTTCAGAGAGACCTCCTGCCCATCGTCGAAGGAACGACGGTCATGACCAAGTACGGGCCGGTCAGAACGGATTACATACTCTTCATAGGTTCCGGCGCTTTCCACATGAGCAAGCCGTCGGATTTGATACCGGAGCTCCAGGGAAGGTTCCCGATCAGGGTTGAACTTTCACCGCTGAGTCAGAAGGACTTCGTGAGAATACTCACCGAGCCAGAAAATGCGATCACGAAGCAGTATCAGGCTCTGCTCGCGACCGAAGGGGTCGAACTGATCTTCACTGAAGACGGTGTTGAAGAGATCGCCAGGATCGCTTACGAACTCAACCAGAGACTCGAGAACATAGGTGCTCGAAGATTGTACACGGTTGTGGAGAAGGTCCTCGAAGACGTGTCCTTTGAAGCTCCAGACATATCGGAAAAGAGGATCGTCATCGATGCGAAGTATGTGAGAGACAAGATCGGAGCCATAGCATCGGACGAAGATCTGAGCTCTTACATACTGTGA
- a CDS encoding sugar ABC transporter permease gives MKSKVREAILAYLFLVPSFLILGTFVFWPVGFSFVLSFFRWDFKNMKSPVFAGFENYREIFRFFPAMEHSFTEALLWTLFLIFVSAVFVVSIYGIAFKKRISWLLLTSTVFLYFSDLPLLRILLLLVCLSIFTIVVLRTRKNLSRHVAGMVAIITALLVLMFALDRRFYTVIDFLLEGRDRNLFVKAMFNTLYYVVLSVPITIGLALGIALLLNSNVKFRAFFRTAYFVPFVTSVVAISLVWRWIFDDAYGLLNYFLSFFNVQKIAWLKDERWTIPTVAIVSIWRTVGYDAVIFLAGLQNIDRSYYEAADVDGANSRQKFFYITWPLLSPTTFFLLIVSLINAFKVFTEVYVLYSGLPGPYNNSGLTMVYYVFDRFYVQQRMGIACAAAYILFAIILVFTLIQFRVGRSVVEYVS, from the coding sequence GTGAAGAGCAAAGTCCGTGAGGCGATACTGGCTTACCTGTTCCTCGTGCCATCGTTCCTGATCCTGGGCACCTTCGTTTTCTGGCCCGTCGGTTTTTCGTTCGTGCTGAGCTTCTTCAGATGGGACTTCAAGAACATGAAAAGTCCTGTCTTCGCAGGGTTCGAAAATTACAGAGAGATATTCAGGTTTTTCCCTGCGATGGAGCATAGCTTTACGGAAGCGCTCCTTTGGACGCTCTTTCTGATCTTCGTTTCAGCAGTTTTCGTCGTCTCTATTTACGGTATCGCTTTCAAGAAAAGGATTTCGTGGCTTCTTTTGACATCAACCGTCTTTCTGTATTTCAGTGATTTGCCCTTGCTCCGGATCCTTCTTCTGCTCGTTTGCCTTTCTATTTTTACCATCGTCGTCTTGAGGACACGAAAAAATCTGTCACGGCACGTTGCAGGAATGGTTGCGATCATTACAGCTTTACTCGTACTGATGTTCGCCCTCGACAGACGTTTTTACACCGTCATCGATTTCTTGCTCGAAGGACGTGACAGGAACCTTTTCGTGAAAGCGATGTTCAACACCCTCTATTACGTGGTGCTCAGTGTGCCCATCACCATAGGCCTGGCTCTGGGCATCGCGTTGCTTTTGAATTCCAACGTGAAATTTCGTGCCTTTTTCAGAACTGCGTACTTTGTTCCGTTCGTCACTTCTGTGGTTGCGATATCACTGGTATGGCGCTGGATCTTCGATGACGCTTATGGTTTGCTGAACTATTTTCTGTCGTTTTTCAACGTTCAAAAGATTGCGTGGCTCAAAGACGAGCGCTGGACAATCCCCACGGTAGCTATCGTGTCCATCTGGAGGACGGTCGGATACGACGCCGTGATCTTTCTAGCTGGCTTGCAGAATATAGATCGCTCTTATTACGAGGCGGCCGATGTCGACGGTGCGAACAGCAGGCAGAAGTTCTTTTACATAACATGGCCATTACTCAGTCCCACGACTTTCTTCCTGCTGATCGTTTCGTTGATAAATGCGTTCAAGGTCTTCACCGAAGTGTACGTGCTTTACAGTGGCTTACCTGGACCGTACAACAACAGTGGACTGACGATGGTTTACTACGTCTTCGACAGGTTCTACGTGCAGCAGAGAATGGGTATAGCGTGCGCGGCCGCGTACATCCTGTTCGCCATAATTTTAGTTTTCACGCTGATCCAGTTCAGAGTTGGCAGAAGCGTCGTTGAGTACGTGTCATGA
- a CDS encoding ABC transporter permease subunit: MRRLLGNFLVYTLLSIGAVVMLMPFAWMVSTSFKTRSEVERWPPIWTSKNFSKTWHLKTSVSRGSAGGLDWKGLTLREALVLVQRETEQNVLRILIDDDPVYRGTVTVSFPPNAKLLRGQLDAASFEKFLEELRKLTKQKDVLQLIDETSDAETFFSRFFVMYLHGTNALLDRRNYVELVENTANSSLQQVEILSRYAARIPEEYRDEFFRFVESVKKACANVVSSATLFKKGRTSILDSSEVENLTRVLSDWIDQLDTDKLSETLGDNPVIRLYEQRVLDPARNVLNVLETYSFVNDYFQSVQTQPVGSTIVKFRFMNEKERKSEFLVMLEQMNVPDELKKVAVEELNYSLNGLAERVEKRVDEKLYSELETQRLDNVRLYVQQMKQLVSQLLSVLNSRNVQIKSFEDLDQLKAWLQSEGSSAAWVILGRIEQLSSFLEEDKFFRILLRVSDEVESVSQIRSALARVQSLMRIVQVPDFVKEVRLKQNQTIEFVLDDVHPVYLEDERYTVRVDYSFSEVLGNIFHNYVAAWKSAPFGVYYVNTVFVSTVTTIAEVVLCAMAAYAFALMNFPGKNLIFGLFLSTMMIPGEVLLVPNFITISRLGWIDTYYALIIPWIVSVFAIFLLRQHFLTLPRELQDAARIDGCSHWRFLWTVVVPLSKPAIITSALLKFVGSWNAFLWVLIVTNKDKFRTLPVGLQTFSTDVGTVYNMLMAAATFSILPVLTLFLFTQRYFVQGIARTGLK; the protein is encoded by the coding sequence ATGCGTCGTCTTCTCGGCAATTTCTTGGTTTACACGTTGCTCTCAATAGGGGCTGTGGTCATGCTGATGCCGTTCGCGTGGATGGTGTCCACTTCGTTCAAGACGCGCAGTGAGGTGGAGCGCTGGCCTCCCATCTGGACGAGCAAAAACTTTTCAAAAACGTGGCATCTGAAGACGAGCGTGTCGCGCGGTTCTGCGGGAGGGCTCGACTGGAAAGGCTTAACTTTGAGAGAAGCGCTCGTGCTTGTTCAACGTGAAACCGAGCAGAACGTGTTGAGGATCCTGATAGATGACGACCCGGTTTACAGGGGCACGGTGACGGTTTCCTTTCCACCGAATGCGAAATTGCTCCGCGGACAGCTGGATGCTGCCAGTTTCGAAAAATTCCTGGAAGAACTGAGGAAACTGACAAAACAAAAAGATGTGCTACAGCTCATCGATGAAACCAGCGATGCAGAAACGTTCTTCAGCAGGTTCTTCGTCATGTACCTGCACGGTACGAATGCCTTGCTGGACCGGAGAAACTATGTTGAACTCGTCGAGAACACTGCGAACTCCTCTCTGCAACAGGTAGAGATTCTGTCGCGTTACGCGGCGAGGATTCCTGAGGAGTACAGAGATGAATTTTTCAGATTCGTGGAGTCCGTCAAGAAGGCGTGCGCAAATGTCGTGAGTTCTGCGACGCTCTTCAAGAAGGGTAGAACATCTATCCTCGATTCGAGCGAGGTGGAAAATCTCACTCGTGTCTTGAGCGACTGGATCGACCAGCTCGATACTGACAAGCTGAGCGAAACTCTCGGGGACAATCCGGTGATTCGATTGTACGAACAGAGGGTACTCGATCCAGCCAGGAACGTTCTGAACGTGCTCGAAACGTATTCTTTCGTGAATGATTACTTCCAGTCGGTCCAGACGCAACCCGTTGGCTCGACCATCGTGAAATTCAGATTCATGAACGAAAAAGAGAGGAAAAGTGAGTTCCTGGTCATGCTCGAACAAATGAACGTACCAGACGAGTTAAAGAAGGTCGCTGTTGAGGAACTGAACTATTCTCTCAACGGTCTTGCCGAGAGGGTTGAAAAGAGAGTCGATGAGAAACTTTATTCAGAACTTGAGACGCAACGTCTCGATAACGTGAGGCTCTACGTGCAACAGATGAAACAGCTGGTCTCGCAGCTCTTGAGTGTGCTGAATTCAAGAAATGTGCAAATCAAATCTTTTGAAGATCTTGATCAGCTCAAAGCCTGGTTGCAGTCGGAAGGTAGTTCAGCAGCGTGGGTGATTCTGGGCAGGATCGAACAGCTATCTTCCTTCCTCGAGGAAGACAAATTTTTCAGAATACTGCTCAGAGTCTCCGATGAGGTAGAAAGTGTGAGCCAGATAAGATCCGCTCTGGCCAGGGTTCAGAGCTTGATGAGGATCGTTCAGGTCCCCGATTTCGTCAAAGAAGTTAGACTCAAGCAGAACCAGACGATCGAGTTCGTTCTTGACGATGTTCATCCGGTGTACCTTGAAGACGAGAGATACACCGTGCGCGTCGACTATTCCTTCAGCGAGGTCCTAGGCAATATTTTCCATAACTACGTTGCCGCCTGGAAGAGCGCACCGTTCGGTGTCTACTATGTGAACACCGTCTTCGTGTCAACGGTGACAACCATCGCGGAAGTGGTTCTGTGCGCCATGGCCGCGTACGCGTTCGCTCTGATGAACTTTCCAGGGAAGAACCTGATCTTCGGTTTGTTCCTGAGCACGATGATGATTCCCGGGGAAGTTCTACTCGTGCCGAACTTCATCACCATCTCCAGGCTGGGCTGGATCGACACGTATTACGCGCTCATAATACCGTGGATCGTCAGCGTCTTCGCAATCTTCCTGTTAAGACAGCACTTTCTCACGCTCCCAAGAGAACTCCAGGACGCAGCCAGGATAGATGGTTGTTCTCACTGGAGGTTCCTCTGGACCGTTGTGGTTCCTCTATCGAAACCAGCGATCATAACTTCAGCCCTCCTGAAGTTCGTGGGTAGCTGGAACGCGTTTCTCTGGGTGCTCATCGTAACAAACAAAGACAAGTTCAGAACCCTGCCGGTGGGCCTTCAGACCTTCAGCACGGACGTCGGGACGGTCTACAACATGCTCATGGCTGCCGCGACCTTCTCGATCCTGCCGGTATTGACCCTGTTCTTGTTCACCCAGCGCTACTTCGTCCAGGGCATCGCCAGGACCGGTTTGAAGTGA
- a CDS encoding class I SAM-dependent methyltransferase, whose protein sequence is MIFVTTSHKPAKEQVLKALALSQELNLPYISRRKCPNLLEAVGDDYCYVVETDRIVVKYRGGSLFFHPSTAKVRMRNIKKGLKDHLIECLQLEGDELILDTTFGLGAEAILMAGFLKEGKVVGLEASTPIYIVVREGLKSYRDKEDWVNAAMKKIEIINVDFKRYLSQCPDGSFDIVYCDPMFENPVYESSSMNPLRPFAVYDSVTDQDVKEMLRVARKKVVLKAHALDSMFERIKVDRITGSRKSQVLYGVIEKR, encoded by the coding sequence ATGATTTTCGTTACCACCTCGCATAAACCGGCGAAGGAGCAGGTGCTCAAGGCACTGGCGCTTTCGCAGGAACTGAACCTACCTTACATTTCGCGAAGGAAATGTCCTAACCTTCTGGAAGCGGTGGGAGACGATTACTGTTACGTCGTCGAGACTGACAGGATCGTCGTGAAGTACAGGGGAGGTTCGCTGTTCTTCCACCCGTCCACGGCGAAAGTGAGAATGAGAAACATTAAAAAGGGATTGAAAGACCACCTCATCGAGTGCCTCCAGCTGGAGGGAGACGAACTCATTTTAGACACGACGTTTGGCCTCGGCGCCGAAGCGATACTCATGGCTGGTTTTCTGAAAGAAGGTAAGGTCGTTGGACTGGAAGCCTCAACACCGATATACATAGTTGTGAGAGAAGGTTTGAAGAGTTACAGAGACAAAGAAGACTGGGTGAACGCGGCGATGAAGAAGATCGAGATCATCAACGTCGATTTCAAAAGGTATCTGTCCCAGTGCCCCGACGGTTCGTTCGATATAGTCTACTGCGACCCGATGTTCGAAAATCCTGTCTACGAATCTTCCTCCATGAACCCTCTCAGACCGTTCGCCGTCTATGATAGTGTGACCGACCAAGACGTAAAAGAAATGCTTCGTGTGGCGCGAAAAAAGGTGGTTCTGAAGGCGCACGCACTCGACTCGATGTTCGAGAGGATCAAAGTGGACAGGATAACTGGTAGCAGGAAGAGTCAGGTTCTGTACGGAGTGATAGAAAAGAGATGA
- the miaA gene encoding tRNA (adenosine(37)-N6)-dimethylallyltransferase MiaA, which yields MIILAGPTGVGKTDLAIEVALRLGAEIISVDSRQIYKHMDIGTAKPTLQQREAVPHHLIDIVYPDEYYSVYNFRTDALRAIEEIRKRGRLPLLVGGTGLYIDSLVRGIFEGAPRNESIRQNLLEKELKEPGSLRKMLEKIDPEAASRIHVNDLKRTIRALEVWLQTGRTISELQRNAKPAGNFRIVILTRDRRELYDRINLRVEKMIKEGLIDEVKSLLRMGYSKDLNAFKTIGYQEVIEHLEGRESFERTIEKIKRNTRHFARRQLIWFRKYRDSIWLDANDEGVLEKIVKIVEEDAHKNL from the coding sequence ATGATAATACTCGCCGGGCCAACCGGTGTCGGCAAAACGGATCTGGCCATTGAAGTTGCGCTTCGCCTCGGCGCAGAAATAATTTCGGTTGATTCCAGGCAGATCTACAAACACATGGACATCGGCACGGCCAAGCCGACCCTTCAACAGAGAGAAGCTGTACCGCACCATTTGATAGACATAGTCTATCCCGATGAGTACTACAGCGTGTACAATTTCAGAACGGATGCCCTCAGAGCGATTGAAGAGATTCGAAAGAGAGGTCGACTCCCACTTCTGGTTGGGGGAACGGGTCTTTACATAGATTCTCTCGTGAGAGGCATATTCGAAGGGGCACCGCGGAACGAATCCATCAGGCAGAATCTGCTGGAGAAGGAACTGAAAGAACCGGGTTCTTTGAGAAAAATGCTCGAAAAGATCGATCCCGAAGCGGCGAGCAGGATTCATGTGAATGACTTGAAACGCACGATCAGGGCGCTCGAAGTCTGGCTTCAAACTGGACGCACGATTTCGGAGCTTCAACGGAACGCGAAACCTGCTGGAAATTTCAGGATAGTGATTCTGACGAGAGATCGCAGAGAACTTTATGATAGAATCAACTTGAGGGTTGAAAAGATGATAAAGGAAGGGCTCATAGACGAGGTTAAGTCCCTGCTGAGGATGGGGTACTCGAAGGATTTGAACGCTTTCAAGACCATAGGTTATCAGGAGGTCATTGAGCATCTAGAAGGTCGGGAGAGTTTTGAAAGAACAATAGAGAAGATCAAGCGGAACACCCGGCATTTTGCAAGGAGACAACTCATCTGGTTCAGAAAGTATCGAGATTCTATCTGGCTCGATGCGAACGATGAAGGCGTCCTCGAGAAGATCGTCAAGATTGTGGAGGAGGACGCACATAAGAATCTGTGA
- the hfq gene encoding RNA chaperone Hfq, whose product MAEKFNLQDRFLNTLRTNKIEVKVYLVNGFQTKGIIRSFDSYTILLENENQQSLIYKHAISTIMPTSFVKLVKTEQKEKEEAPQSQSDGSDD is encoded by the coding sequence ATGGCAGAAAAATTCAATCTTCAGGACAGATTTCTGAACACTCTGCGCACGAACAAGATCGAGGTCAAGGTGTACCTGGTGAACGGATTTCAAACCAAAGGGATCATTCGTTCCTTCGACAGCTACACGATCCTTCTCGAGAACGAGAACCAGCAGAGTCTAATTTACAAGCACGCCATAAGCACTATAATGCCTACTTCGTTCGTCAAACTCGTGAAGACCGAACAGAAGGAAAAGGAGGAAGCCCCGCAGAGTCAATCAGATGGATCGGACGATTGA